Within Tenebrio molitor chromosome 3, icTenMoli1.1, whole genome shotgun sequence, the genomic segment TAGTAATCGGTCAACACATGAACGTCCTCGCATTCTAGGGGTAAAACACACAGTTTGTGTACTGAACGTTTCGTAGCACCGTTTTTCGTTTTTAACGACGCCACTCTCGGTAACCCGTCTTTTCCAAAGTGGAGCTCGGTGATGTGTGCTAGATTCCAACACAGTGGAGGTAGATCGTCGTCGGCAATCAACACCAGGGAGCCGACGGCAGGTGTGGTGTCGGGATTTCTCCACTTGGATCTCGCCTGGAGTCGCGAGAGATACTCCCGAGTCCATCTTCGCCAAAAGAGTTGACGCATCCTTTCGACGAGTTGCCAACGGGACAGTCGATTGGTTTTAACTTCGGTGAGGTCACCCTCGTGGACTGCGGTCAGAGATTCACCTGGGGAAAGGAAACGTCCGGGAGTCAATGGTTCGAGGTCATTGGGGTCGTTACTAATAGATGTAAAGGGGCGAGAATTTAAAATTGCCTCGATTCGCGTGAGGAGCGTGTACATCTCTTCGAACGTTGGAGTTGCAAGTCCGATGATTCTTTTCATGTGATTTTTTAccgatttgacgtttatttctCACAGTCCGCCCATGTGCGGTGACCGCGCTGGAATGAAATGAAATTCGGTGTttctttttgttaatttgtttattacatcggactgaaattcggAAGAATTTTTGAGCTTTTTGATTTGCGGCTCCGGTAAAGTTCGAACCATTATCGGAGTATAAGTGACGGACGTGACCCCTTCTGGCAATTAATCTGTGCAAAGCGCCCAGAAATGATTCGGTTGTCAAGTTACCGACTAATTCCAAGTGTACTGCCTTGGTTACTAAGCAAATGAAGATCGAAACGTAGGCCTTTACATTTCTTTTTCCGCGATCGGTTGATTCCTTTATCAGGATCGGTCCTAAGTAATCGACTCCAGAAATACGGAAATTCGAATTTTGTTCtttgaattgttgttgtttattgGGCTCGCTTTCCAATGACCGGAAAGGTTTTACAACACCGGCGTGAGAATCTCCCAAGTCCGGTGGGTTAATCGGCGGCAGCGGAGTTCCTCCCGGCGGTCAGAAAATCTCAGGTCTTGTAGCAGGTAGTGAACGGTAAGGGATTAGGGCTGGTGATAAGAATGATCGGGTAATTAGGAATTACATTGCCTTtcctaaaatattaaattaaagattTCTTTATAAGAAGACATACTTCTTGCGACCAATGATTAAAGCCATCTATTTTTTGGTGGGGTGCAGGGATAAATCTCACTTATAAATAGGCCCAtttcaaagtaaaatttttagtttaattatttatttaaaagcgTCAGCATGGAAACTGAGTGAAAAGATGCAAAATTTTGTCAAGCCAGAAAGTTATGTAATAAGTGATAACCGTATACGTTGGAGatgtcttaaaaaaactcactgtatactcATATCATGTATATAAATAgagtataatttgtaaatgccgtatgtcattttaatttactctTGTAAGTAAAATTGTTTCTCCCTCTCATCAGTGTATTTATTGccaatttcaagcaaaatactCGCCATAATAATCTAGTGGGGCTACCACCCGTCGACTACCTATCGCAGTAATCCCCGATAACCTTGGGGAGGAACTCGTCCGTTAAAAAGGGTTATCCAGGTAAAGAAGTGACCACCGGGAGGAACTCGGATACGCCCGGTCAATCTGCGATGGTAGATTTGCAATAACCGGCCCTTGCGCGTCCCGTTTTATCATGTTACAAACAGATTCCCTTTCTTCCGGTGAAAGTTTGTCTGACagaatttacattttcaatggTGACAACTTGGTCTACCTGCTCATGAAGGTCGAgcttttgttgtaaaaaatgGAACACAGATGTTTTATTGTCGTCGATTGAATTTGACTCTGATCGGGAACGGAAATATGTACCGGCAATGATCTCCTGTTcctcattttgaattttttgaatcagaCTGTAAATTTTTGAAGCAACATCGCAATAACGCCGTTCGAAGGAATCACGTTCGTTGTCGTTCTCTTCGTCTGTTAAAACACTACCGGGCATCATTTCAACACGGAGTTGTGCTTTGTCGAAATCTTTTAAGATTTCGTCTAAAAGTTTTAAACCTATGGTTAAGTCGTTTATCTTTTTTTCGATCGTAACATCGTATACGTATTTTTCCATTCTAGATAATTTGGCTTTTGCAGCCACTCAAGAAGCTGCAAGGGTCATAAACCCCCATCTGTGCTAAATATGAAAGAAAATGTGGATGGTCAAAGACACtgttaaaaaatggttttgtGACTTACGACTAGACGAATTGTACAAAATGGTAACAGTTTAGGTGAAAGATCTCCTGAACATAACTAGTTTACAACAATCTCGTAGCAACATTGATTTTTTGGGTTTTCTTTAGTTAATGCTTACATCTTTTTTATACAGCTAATGATTTGAGGTCCTGGTTAGGTAGTCTGATTTTAGTAAGCTGTCcttctaaaaattaaa encodes:
- the LOC138125719 gene encoding uncharacterized protein, with product MKRIIGLATPTFEEMYTLLTRIEAILNSRPFTSISNDPNDLEPLTPGRFLSPGESLTAVHEGDLTEVKTNRLSRWQLVERMRQLFWRRWTREYLSRLQARSKWRNPDTTPAVGSLVLIADDDLPPLCWNLAHITELHFGKDGLPRVASLKTKNGATKRSVHKLCVLPLECEDVHVLTDY